The Argentina anserina chromosome 3, drPotAnse1.1, whole genome shotgun sequence genome includes a region encoding these proteins:
- the LOC126786770 gene encoding exosome complex component RRP41-like, producing MAGATPNTYSPSPTARKNKSLIFRNDDIDWVRTDGRDFHQCRPAFFKTGAVNAAVGSAYAEFGNTKVIVSVFGPRESKKAMLYSDIGRLNCNVSYTTVATPVRGQGSDHKEFSSMLHKALEGAIMLETFPKTTVDVFALVLESGGSDLPVVISCASLALADAGIMMYDVVASVSVSCLGKNLVIDPVLEEESYQDGSLMLTCMPARFEVTQLTITGEWSTPKVNEGMQICLDACAKLATIMRECLKGSDSALEE from the exons ATGGCTGGAGCAACACCGAACACCTACTCGCCGTCCCCAACAGCCCGGAAAAACAAATCACTCATCTTTCGAAACGATGACATCGATTGGGTCCGAACAGACGGCCGTGATTTCCACCAATGCAGACCTGCAT TTTTCAAGACTGGTGCTGTAAATGCTGCTGTAGGATCTGCATATGCCGAATTTGGAAATACCAAGGTCATTGTTTCAGT ATTTGGGCCGAGAGAGAGTAAGAAGGCAATGTTGTACAGTGATATAGGCCGGTTAAATTGTAATGTTAGCTATACAACTGTTGCCACTCCAGTTCGTGGACAG GGATCAGATCACAAAGAGTTTTCTTCAATGCTTCACAAAGCTTTGGAGGGTGCAATAATGTTGGAAACTTTCCCCAAGACTACTGTGGACGTGTTTGCATTGGTGTTGGAATCTGGGGGCA GTGATCTTCCTGTAGTAATATCATGTGCTAGCCTTGCTTTAGCAGATGCTGGGATAATGATGTATGACGTTGTTGCCTCAGTCTCTGTG TCTTGTCTCGGAAAGAACCTTGTTATTGATCCTGTTCTGGAGGAGGAAAGCTACCAAGATGGAAGCTTGATGCTTACTTGTATGCCTGCACGCTTTGAGGTTACTCAGTTGACCATAACAGGGGAATGGTCAACCCCAAAAGTTAACGAG GGAATGCAAATATGCCTAGATGCATGTGCAAAACTTGCAACGATCATGAGGGAATGCTTGAAAGGATCTGATTCTGCTTTGGAAGAATAG